Proteins from one Homalodisca vitripennis isolate AUS2020 chromosome 3, UT_GWSS_2.1, whole genome shotgun sequence genomic window:
- the LOC124356818 gene encoding thioredoxin-like protein 1 — translation MATKYPQSVFLKVDINVCQETALAQGISSMPTFVFYKGGEKIDSITGSNTKLLEDKLKEHCSSEGSGEAESPVKGHIDLYPFILKAESGALNEADKHPLANCLQDDDKYLQSDCDNQLIIPITFSQAVKIHSIMIKAPDKAGPKTVKLFINQPTTLDFDGASKNEPTQSLDIDPNDLTSGKPIGLQFVKFQNVQNVQIFIQNNHDNSDVTRIDCLTLFGSPIATTDMNKFERVAGKKGETDH, via the coding sequence ATGGCTACCAAGTATCCTCAGTCCGTATTTTTGAAAGTGGACATTAATGTTTGCCAGGAAACAGCCTTGGCACAAGGAATCTCTTCAATGCCgacttttgtattttataagggTGGTGAAAAGATAGATTCTATCACAGGCTCAAACACAAAACTGCTAGAAGACAAGTTGAAGGAGCATTGCAGCTCTGAAGGTTCCGGTGAGGCTGAATCTCCAGTAAAGGGCCATATTGATTTGTATCCGTTTATTTTAAAGGCCGAAAGTGGAGCTTTAAATGAAGCCGATAAACATCCGTTAGCCAATTGTCTTCAAGATGATGACAAATATCTCCAGTCCGATTGTGATAACCAACTTATTATCCCAATAACTTTCTCACAAGCAGTAAAAATCCATTCTATAATGATTAAAGCACCAGACAAAGCGGGTCCTAAAACAGTTAAATTGTTCATAAATCAGCCAACAACTCTGGATTTTGATGGTGCATCTAAGAACGAGCCTACTCAGTCTCTGGATATTGACCCTAACGATCTCACCTCTGGTAAACCCATTGGGCTTCAGTTTGTCAAATTTCAGAATGTTCAAAATGTACAGATATTTATACAGAACAATCACGATAACTCAGATGTCACCAGAATTGACTGCCTAACACTATTTGGATCTCCTATCGCAACAACTGACATGAACAAGTTTGAAAGAGTAGCTGGGAAAAAAGGAGAAACTGACCATTAA